One stretch of Eggerthella lenta DSM 2243 DNA includes these proteins:
- a CDS encoding DUF5692 family protein: protein MGILYQAADPLYWVIWLFILFALMAFNELGRTSLWAGIALFAVVPIVLTVFVWPTTAAPGNEYGTGTWFNWVKTYSALAGCLGFMALRFVKWRGADGTTHHLYEKRWALCFPPLILAVNIAEAVVRDFQVFSFGLWQGGVVENLWTMSGPWNIMNGIAGILNIVTICGWFGIFISKDSSKDMIWPDMIWAWIIAYDLWNFAYTYNCISDHSAYAGLALLLACTIPTFFIKKGAWLQHRAQTLALWIMFVMTVPQFADVLAPIPTTHNPTAFFAVSFLALASNVALAAYQFRKIRKLKLNPLKDELYADTKSYQELEEANR from the coding sequence GCGCTTATGGCGTTCAACGAGTTGGGACGCACGTCGCTGTGGGCAGGCATCGCGCTGTTCGCGGTTGTTCCCATCGTGCTGACCGTCTTCGTGTGGCCCACCACGGCGGCTCCCGGCAACGAGTACGGCACGGGCACGTGGTTCAACTGGGTGAAGACATATTCGGCACTTGCCGGCTGCTTGGGCTTCATGGCGCTGCGCTTCGTGAAGTGGCGCGGCGCGGACGGCACGACGCACCACCTGTACGAGAAGCGCTGGGCGCTGTGCTTTCCGCCGCTCATCCTGGCCGTCAACATCGCCGAGGCCGTCGTTCGCGACTTCCAGGTGTTCAGCTTCGGCCTGTGGCAAGGCGGCGTGGTCGAGAACCTGTGGACTATGTCGGGTCCCTGGAACATCATGAACGGCATTGCCGGTATCCTCAACATCGTCACCATCTGCGGCTGGTTCGGCATCTTCATCTCGAAGGATTCGTCGAAGGACATGATCTGGCCCGACATGATCTGGGCGTGGATCATCGCCTACGACCTGTGGAACTTCGCCTATACGTACAACTGCATCTCCGACCACTCGGCCTACGCCGGCCTCGCGCTGCTGCTGGCGTGCACTATCCCCACGTTCTTCATCAAGAAGGGCGCCTGGTTGCAGCATCGCGCGCAGACGCTGGCGCTGTGGATCATGTTCGTGATGACCGTTCCGCAGTTCGCCGATGTGCTGGCGCCCATTCCCACCACGCACAACCCTACGGCGTTCTTCGCGGTCAGCTTCCTGGCGCTTGCGTCGAACGTGGCGTTGGCGGCGTACCAGTTCCGTAAGATCCGCAAGCTCAAGTTGAACCCGCTCAAGGACGAGCTGTACGCCGACACGAAGTCGTATCAGGAGCTCGAAGAGGCAAACCGCTAG
- a CDS encoding TetR/AcrR family transcriptional regulator — MRLDKENQGIRPPGRERSAVESRRLGGPAGEIMLAARTLFERRGVGKTTVKDIAAEANVTRELVYYYFENKQAVIDAVIDDYVEDLVESVLVWNESRVFGDTAGSLRSCIAAFRRALYDANGLRPMIRVLEELGVRDAFDVRAVRETVDCLSGRVLVEYAEYHQVEIEFVYEMFCVVIFGLVGLVKIDPDISDEALMKVVEQTLHLDMEPLALDVSAKRQDSASV, encoded by the coding sequence ATGCGGCTCGACAAAGAGAATCAGGGAATCCGCCCGCCGGGGCGCGAGCGTTCTGCGGTCGAAAGCAGGAGGCTCGGCGGCCCGGCGGGCGAGATCATGCTGGCGGCGCGCACGTTGTTCGAACGGCGCGGGGTGGGGAAGACCACGGTGAAGGACATCGCCGCCGAGGCGAACGTCACGCGCGAGCTGGTGTACTACTACTTCGAGAACAAGCAAGCCGTCATCGATGCGGTCATCGACGATTATGTGGAGGACCTCGTGGAAAGCGTGCTCGTGTGGAACGAGTCGCGCGTGTTCGGCGACACGGCAGGGTCGCTGCGGTCGTGCATCGCGGCGTTTCGCCGTGCACTGTACGACGCGAACGGGCTTCGGCCCATGATTCGCGTGTTGGAGGAGCTGGGCGTGCGCGACGCCTTCGACGTGCGCGCGGTGCGCGAGACGGTGGATTGCCTGAGCGGTCGGGTGCTGGTCGAATACGCCGAGTACCATCAGGTCGAGATCGAATTCGTATACGAGATGTTCTGCGTGGTGATCTTCGGGCTGGTAGGCCTCGTGAAGATCGACCCCGACATCAGCGACGAGGCTCTCATGAAGGTGGTGGAGCAGACGCTGCACCTCGACATGGAGCCGCTTGCGCTGGATGTCTCGGCCAAGCGGCAGGACAGCGCATCGGTTTAG